In the Helianthus annuus cultivar XRQ/B chromosome 11, HanXRQr2.0-SUNRISE, whole genome shotgun sequence genome, one interval contains:
- the LOC110891598 gene encoding cell division control protein 48 homolog C, with protein MDNQPSMFQKLLLRRIQETYGSSFPPTIQIVNCLRAKHPEYCRHTPQQFTRMVKQTLDSDNSKGKRKFSSYQEGHRSSPATKINARTSSSESDSSESSSSESDSLESSSSSSSSSKSESEEEVCSQPKKKGSKHVEVVLATDKKVDLVMGGKTVKPTVAKATLSHKSKCLPNDDANGEEDGPWFKDLFGIDDVLIELKHKVILPLYNPQVSCNYPRSRMAGILLYGPPGCGKTKLAHAIANESGLPFYEISATEFVSGVSGGSEENIRELFSKAYKTAPSIVFIDEIDAIASKRENLGREMERRIVTQLMTCMGDHKRGYVLVIGATNRPDAVDPALRRTGCFDREFKLGVPDEVARIEILSALTQNIKLEGAFDLIKVARSTPGFVGADLEALVKKAGGIAMHRIFERKLEHSRKNEGWWRKGYCWTHEEIANCSYTMSDFEAAAKLIQPAITRDGFSSIPKITWEDVGGLDSLRREFFNNIVLPIICPELEKKFGIDWKTGFLLYGPPGCGKTLIAQAVANEAGVNFIHIKGPELLNKYDGESELALRTIFSRARTCSPCILFFDEIDAITTKRGKEGGLVVDRLLTQLLTELDGNDQREGVYVIAATNRPKVMDKAILRPGRLGTHMYVPLPNQEQREMILKALSRNKPLDVDVDLGAIARSKACANLNGSDLKRMMDIATTAAVIEGLTEAFTKSKAAIHEGASSSSSESYLDEMPSTIKAAHFALALEEISPSISDKVRFDL; from the exons ATGGATAACCAGCCGTCGATGTTCCAAAAACTCCTTCTCCGCCGTATACAGGAAACATACGGCAGCTCATTTCCGCCCACCATCCAAATCGTCAACTGTCTTCGCGCAAAACATCCAGAATACTGTCGCCACACACCCCAACAGTTCACCAGGATGGTCAAGCAAACCTTAGATTCCGACAACAGCAAAGGTAAGCGGAAGTTTAGTAGCTATCAAGAAGGCCATCGATCATCACCAGCTACCAAAATTAACGCCCGTACGTCTTCATCTGAATCAGACTCTTCGGAATCGTCTTCATCTGAATCAGACTCTTTGGAATCGTCTTCATCTTCTTCGTCTTCATCCAAATCAGAGTCTGAGGAAGAAGTTTGCAGCCAGCCGAAGAAGAAAGGATCTAAACATGTAGAGGTAGTGTTGGCTACAGATAAAAAAGTTGATTTGGTGATGGGAGGTAAAACTGTTAAGCCAACAGTGGCGAAAGCTACGTTGTCACATAAATCGAAATGTTTGCCTAATGATGATGCCAATGGAGAAGAGGATGGGCCGTGGTTTAAGGACCTTTTTGGTATAGATGATGTATTGATTGAGTTGAAGCACAAGGTGATACTTCCTTTATATAATCCACAGGTATCTTGTAACTACCCAAGAAGTCGGATGGCTGGTATCTTGTTATACGGGCCGCCTGGCTGTGGCAAGACTAAACTAGCTCATGCCATTGCTAATGAGTCTGGACTTCCATTTTATGAGATTTCAGCCACTGAATTTGTCTCTGGTGTATCAG GTGGATCAGAAGAGAATATAAGAGAGCTGTTTTCGAAAGCATACAAAACTGCACCATCTATAGTTTTCATTGATGAGATTGATGCAATTGCTTCAAAAAGAGAAAACCTTGGAAGGGAGATGGAAAGACGTATCGTGACACAATTAATGACCTGCATGGGTGATCACAAACGAGGATATGTTTTGGTGATTGGTGCTACTAATAGACCTGATGCTGTTGACCCAGCATTAAGAAGGACGGGATGTTTTGATCGTGAGTTCAAATTAGGTGTTCCAGATGAAGTTGCTAGAATAGAGATTCTTTCTGCACTTACACAAAATATAAAACTTGAGGGTGCTTTTGATCTGATCAAAGTTGCAAGGTCCACTCCAGGTTTTGTTGGAGCTGATTTAGAAGCTTTGGTGAAAAAGGCTGGTGGCATTGCTATGCACAGAATttttgaaagaaagttggaacaTTCTAGAAAGAATGAAGGCTGGTGGAGGAAGGGATATTGTTGGACTCATGAAGAGATTGCCAACTGTAGCTACACAATGTCTGATTTTGAG GCAGCTGCCAAGCTAATTCAACCCGCTATAACAAGAGATGGATTCTCGAGCATACCAAAAATCACATGGGAAGACGTTGGAGGTCTTGATTCGTTGAGGAGAGAGTTTTTTAACAACATAGTCTTGCCTATTATATGTCCTGAATTGGAAAAG AAATTTGGAATAGATTGGAAGACAGGATTTTTGCTTTATGGACCTCCTGGATGTGGAAAAACATTGATTGCCCAAGCTGTTGCTAACGAAGCAGGAGTAAATTTCATACACATTAAG GGTCCTGAGCTTCTGAACAAATACGATGGGGAGAGTGAATTGGCATTGCGGACTATATTCAGTCGTGCAAGGACATGTTCTCCATGCATACTATTCTTTGATGAG ATAGATGCTATAACAACAAAGCGTGGAAAGGAAGGGGGGTTGGTTGTTGACAGACTACTCACCCAG CTACTGACAGAGCTAGATGGTAATGATCAACGCGAGGGAGTTTACGTAATTGCTGCTACCAACAG GCCAAAGGTGATGGACAAAGCAATCTTACGCCCCGGAAGGTTAGGGACACATATGTATGTTCCTCTGCCGAACCAAGAGCAGCGTGAGATGATCTTAAAAGCTCTTTCTAGGAATAAGCCTTTAGATGTTGATGTCGACTTGGGTGCTATTGCTCGGAGCAAGGCTTGTGCAAATCTAAATGGATCGGATCTTAAAAGAATG ATGGATATAGCTACAACGGCTGCTGTTATAGAAGGTCTTACAGAAGCTTTCACTAAATCTAAAGCTGCTATTCATGAGGGGGCATCTAGCTCATCATCCGAAAGCTATCTAGATGAGATGCCATCTACTATCAAAGCTGCTCATTTTGCGCTAGCATTGGAAGAAATTTCCCCTTCCATCTCTGATAAG GTCAGATTTGATCTTTGA